In Bosea sp. ANAM02, a single genomic region encodes these proteins:
- a CDS encoding helix-turn-helix domain-containing protein gives MNDISSLAAAIKAARVERGLRQDDLALAAGINRKTLMTVEGGVSDRDPGLSNLMRIMHQLGLELVLQPARADQPNVKNLMAEADALGLRLEPRTGSGRSLADLARDAGDLGFDLVPTDVDLAPDASELALARRIAAKRRGALAQLPDDPPPAAKEIELDVDDGYGFDDDGDAYAPRGMR, from the coding sequence GTGAATGACATTTCGAGCCTGGCAGCCGCTATAAAGGCGGCCCGTGTCGAGCGGGGGCTTCGCCAGGATGATCTCGCTTTAGCGGCTGGGATCAACCGAAAGACGCTGATGACGGTGGAGGGTGGCGTGAGCGATCGCGACCCTGGCCTCTCCAACCTCATGCGCATCATGCACCAGCTCGGCCTTGAGCTCGTTCTGCAGCCCGCGCGAGCGGACCAGCCGAACGTCAAAAATCTGATGGCCGAGGCGGACGCGCTCGGCTTGCGCCTTGAGCCGCGCACCGGCTCTGGGCGTTCGCTCGCCGATCTTGCTCGCGACGCCGGGGATCTTGGGTTCGATCTCGTTCCAACTGATGTCGATCTCGCGCCGGACGCGTCCGAACTCGCCCTGGCCCGCCGTATTGCAGCCAAGCGGCGCGGCGCTCTTGCCCAGCTTCCTGATGATCCGCCGCCGGCGGCAAAGGAAATCGAGCTCGATGTCGATGACGGGTACGGCTTCGATGATGATGGCGATGCCTACGCTCCGAGGGGTATGCGATGA
- a CDS encoding type II toxin-antitoxin system HipA family toxin: MKARDEVIGRLSVRINGQPCAELRSRRDGQLELQYLPDWVAQTGIARQALSVALPVQAEPFGDDVAHPFFAGLLPESTSHRQRLGEILHLSGSDDFALISAIGRDCAGAVSVVPIDAPVIREEDVPEEFDPLDEERLAELIRDLPVRPLFIDEDGDNHLISLAGVNDKAAVIVVDGVIGLPKNGYPSSHILKTDISILKDSIKVEHFAVRLAGELGMKVPRSRIMTAEGIPFMLVSRYDRVVTQTGDRKRLRRIHQEDFCQALSLMPAAKFEARGGPGWKDAFQLLDHVDDRAGARLELLSRAFYTYLVANSDGHAKNLSLLHRAGKTSLAPLYDVSCQRAFVADYKRLSPYLTMSVGGEHDPTKLTGEHWDRFAAECGFQPAAVRKLLSSMAALMPAKAAALRETMRGTAADSPRLDIVVADVTARCQAVPAMLKRELDAEPVAEVAAFGVR, from the coding sequence ATGAAAGCCCGTGACGAAGTGATCGGTCGTCTCTCGGTCCGTATCAACGGGCAACCGTGTGCTGAGCTGCGAAGCCGCCGCGATGGTCAGTTGGAGCTTCAGTATCTTCCGGATTGGGTTGCGCAGACCGGCATCGCTCGCCAGGCTTTGTCCGTCGCCTTGCCTGTTCAAGCCGAGCCATTCGGCGACGACGTGGCGCACCCCTTCTTCGCTGGGCTCCTTCCGGAATCCACGAGCCATAGGCAGAGGCTGGGCGAAATCCTCCATCTGTCGGGCTCGGACGACTTCGCTTTGATTTCTGCCATCGGGCGAGACTGCGCCGGAGCCGTCTCCGTGGTTCCGATCGATGCCCCTGTCATTCGTGAGGAAGACGTCCCGGAGGAGTTCGACCCACTCGACGAAGAGCGCCTGGCTGAGCTGATCCGGGATCTTCCCGTTCGCCCGCTCTTCATTGATGAGGACGGCGACAACCACCTGATCTCGCTGGCCGGTGTGAATGACAAGGCTGCGGTGATCGTCGTCGACGGCGTCATCGGCCTCCCCAAAAACGGCTACCCGTCGAGTCACATCTTGAAGACGGATATCTCGATCCTCAAGGACTCCATCAAGGTCGAGCACTTCGCGGTCCGCCTTGCCGGGGAGCTCGGGATGAAGGTTCCGCGCTCAAGGATCATGACGGCCGAGGGGATCCCGTTCATGCTCGTCTCACGCTACGATCGCGTGGTCACCCAGACCGGCGATCGAAAGCGGCTGCGTCGGATCCATCAGGAGGACTTCTGCCAGGCACTTTCACTCATGCCGGCCGCCAAATTCGAAGCCCGCGGCGGACCTGGATGGAAGGATGCTTTCCAGCTGCTCGACCATGTCGATGATCGTGCCGGCGCGCGGCTGGAGCTCTTGAGCCGGGCCTTCTACACCTACCTGGTCGCGAACAGCGATGGGCACGCCAAGAACCTGTCTCTGCTCCATAGAGCCGGGAAGACGAGCCTCGCTCCGCTCTACGACGTGTCCTGCCAGCGCGCCTTCGTGGCCGATTACAAGCGGCTGTCGCCCTATCTCACGATGAGCGTCGGCGGCGAGCATGACCCCACCAAGCTCACAGGCGAGCACTGGGATCGGTTCGCCGCGGAGTGCGGCTTCCAGCCGGCGGCGGTTCGCAAGCTCCTGTCTTCGATGGCGGCGCTAATGCCCGCGAAGGCGGCAGCCTTGCGTGAGACGATGAGGGGAACAGCAGCGGATTCGCCGCGGCTCGACATTGTCGTCGCCGATGTCACGGCTCGGTGTCAGGCTGTTCCGGCGATGCTGAAGCGTGAGCTCGATGCCGAGCCTGTCGCGGAGGTCGCGGCTTTCGGCGTCAGATAG
- a CDS encoding DNA-directed RNA polymerase subunit alpha C-terminal domain-containing protein — MSEERIGASVQILIRILGHGDTVRAVDGNNKPITIMGGVPSKQISQYRLTLRDKPVGKSLINAAIAKGVLELNKYGEIALSERGRDIHSRRDKGFVRWVVAVSDNFDEIRDAYPDGERLHHLEWAANAVAMGRMGPVPLASLNVGRAHFGQSISLGRLIDKVVKVLTRAGFTERQIEFKPLDAEMQSRHRQQQERFAMLARQRAAAWIEVEEAIREQWIKGRGRELCLPVSNLELSERSMRTLAGSGIEVIGDLVKSSEKEILQLKGVGIGALREIKMALADKRLHLGMALEEWQVREIDLSKRAISTPALHL; from the coding sequence ATGAGCGAAGAAAGAATAGGTGCTTCCGTGCAGATCCTTATAAGGATCCTGGGGCATGGGGATACCGTTCGGGCTGTCGATGGGAACAACAAGCCGATAACAATCATGGGCGGTGTTCCTAGCAAACAAATCAGCCAGTACCGCCTCACGTTAAGGGATAAACCAGTAGGAAAGAGCCTTATCAATGCAGCGATAGCTAAGGGCGTTCTAGAATTGAATAAGTATGGGGAGATTGCCCTAAGCGAGCGAGGGCGAGACATTCACAGCAGACGGGACAAAGGGTTCGTCAGGTGGGTCGTAGCTGTGTCGGATAATTTCGACGAGATCCGCGACGCGTATCCCGATGGAGAGCGCCTGCATCACTTGGAATGGGCAGCCAATGCGGTTGCGATGGGGCGAATGGGCCCCGTTCCGCTCGCGTCCCTGAATGTCGGCCGTGCCCACTTCGGGCAATCGATCTCACTGGGACGGCTTATCGACAAGGTCGTGAAGGTCCTAACGAGGGCTGGTTTCACCGAAAGACAGATTGAGTTCAAACCGCTCGACGCGGAGATGCAGAGCCGCCACCGTCAACAGCAAGAGCGCTTTGCAATGCTGGCGAGACAGCGAGCCGCAGCGTGGATCGAAGTTGAAGAGGCAATAAGGGAGCAATGGATCAAAGGGAGGGGCCGCGAACTGTGCTTACCTGTCTCGAACTTGGAATTATCTGAGCGATCAATGCGGACGCTAGCTGGCTCTGGCATCGAAGTTATCGGCGATCTGGTGAAGTCATCAGAGAAAGAGATTCTCCAACTAAAGGGCGTCGGGATAGGCGCTCTAAGGGAGATAAAAATGGCGCTGGCCGACAAGCGGCTGCATCTAGGGATGGCTCTAGAAGAATGGCAGGTTCGTGAAATCGATCTGTCGAAGCGCGCCATTTCAACCCCGGCGCTGCACCTCTGA